A region from the Azospirillum thermophilum genome encodes:
- a CDS encoding DUF3990 domain-containing protein, translated as MVWRNQPLVVYHGTYDQAAGQMIRPAKSLPNAVDLSVGRSFLDFGKGFYTTTVLEQAVAWANNRARRMRASAVKTPYPVAAAVVAFEIDRTMLGRLESLVFLTDRDSAGFWELVEQCRQGAHPMHGRTRPYDVVYGPVTDWPRGGLLPGYTQISFHTEHALSVLESPRISHIGRPFV; from the coding sequence ATGGTCTGGCGGAACCAGCCTCTGGTCGTTTATCACGGCACCTACGATCAGGCCGCGGGCCAGATGATCCGGCCCGCCAAGTCCCTCCCGAACGCCGTCGACCTGTCGGTCGGCCGGTCGTTCCTGGATTTCGGGAAGGGCTTCTACACCACGACCGTTCTGGAGCAGGCGGTCGCATGGGCGAACAACCGGGCGCGGCGGATGAGGGCGTCGGCGGTCAAAACGCCTTACCCGGTTGCCGCGGCTGTGGTTGCGTTCGAAATCGACCGCACGATGCTGGGGCGGCTGGAGAGCCTTGTCTTTCTGACGGATCGCGACAGCGCCGGCTTCTGGGAACTTGTCGAACAGTGTCGGCAGGGTGCTCATCCGATGCACGGGCGGACCCGGCCGTACGATGTGGTCTACGGCCCGGTAACCGACTGGCCGAGAGGTGGACTCCTGCCCGGCTACACCCAGATCAGTTTCCATACCGAGCACGCCTTGTCGGTGTTAGAATCACCGCGCATTTCGCATATCGGCAGGCCGTTCGTTTAA
- a CDS encoding cupin domain-containing protein, with protein sequence MTLTPLASAAPETGGPAPDRLLSGNPVFTTWNEYESPDGKRFAGIWRSTPGAWRIRYDEWEYCELLEGRSVVTHDDGRSWTLGPGDRFVLEPGFTGIWEVVETTTKRYVVILP encoded by the coding sequence ATGACCCTCACCCCCCTCGCCTCCGCGGCTCCCGAAACCGGCGGGCCGGCGCCGGACCGCCTCCTGTCCGGCAATCCGGTCTTCACCACCTGGAACGAGTATGAGTCGCCCGACGGCAAGCGCTTCGCCGGCATCTGGCGCAGCACGCCGGGCGCCTGGCGGATCCGCTATGACGAGTGGGAGTATTGCGAGCTTCTGGAGGGCCGCAGCGTCGTCACCCATGACGACGGCCGGAGCTGGACCCTCGGCCCCGGCGACCGCTTCGTCCTGGAGCCGGGCTTCACCGGCATCTGGGAGGTCGTGGAGACGACCACCAAGCGCTACGTCGTCATCCTGCCCTGA
- a CDS encoding gamma-butyrobetaine hydroxylase-like domain-containing protein — MSEERFASDEFGTRHWPLEIRLKKEEKRLEIDFDDGRSFSYPAEFLRVVSPSAEVQGHGPGQKQTVAGRRHVGIMGLEPVGHYAVRILFDDLHDSGIYSWKYLYEIGEEQEQLWADYLAELAAKGLSRDPVRR; from the coding sequence ATGAGCGAGGAGCGCTTCGCGTCGGACGAGTTCGGCACCCGCCACTGGCCGCTGGAGATCCGCCTGAAGAAGGAGGAGAAGCGGCTGGAGATCGATTTCGACGACGGCCGCTCCTTCTCCTATCCCGCGGAGTTCCTGCGGGTGGTCAGCCCCTCGGCCGAGGTGCAGGGGCACGGCCCGGGACAGAAGCAGACGGTGGCCGGCCGCCGCCATGTCGGCATCATGGGCCTGGAGCCGGTCGGCCATTACGCCGTCCGCATCCTGTTCGACGACCTGCACGACAGCGGCATCTATTCCTGGAAATACCTCTATGAGATCGGCGAGGAGCAGGAGCAGCTCTGGGCCGACTACCTCGCGGAACTGGCGGCCAAGGGCCTGAGCCGCGATCCGGTCCGGCGCTAG
- a CDS encoding Trm112 family protein produces the protein MTSADTHAHPEKSGAARVDPKLLEILVCPLTKGPLRYDAERGELISERAGLAYPIRDGIPIMLIDEARSLDKTPGVKG, from the coding sequence ATGACTTCCGCCGACACCCACGCCCATCCCGAGAAGAGCGGCGCCGCCCGCGTCGATCCCAAGCTGCTGGAGATCCTGGTCTGCCCGCTGACCAAGGGGCCGCTGCGCTATGACGCCGAGCGGGGCGAGCTGATCAGCGAGCGCGCCGGCCTCGCCTATCCGATCCGCGACGGCATCCCGATCATGCTGATCGACGAGGCGCGCAGCCTGGACAAGACCCCCGGCGTGAAGGGGTAA
- a CDS encoding LON peptidase substrate-binding domain-containing protein — translation MSRNPFDPTLDRLPRILPIFPLAGVLLLPRARLPLNVFEPRYLAMVEDAMGSGRMIGIIQPTDPASRDRNPPVYETGCAGRITSFAETDDGRFLITLTGVSRFVIHREMEGVRGYRRVVPAWDRYAADLDSDAGPAEGAVDRGRLLAGLKLYFQLQGLSCDWHAIETTPDERLVNSLAMICPFAPSEKQALLEAPDLTERGKLLIALIEMSILDGTGDCAPPRH, via the coding sequence ATGAGCCGGAACCCCTTCGACCCCACCCTCGACCGCCTGCCGCGGATCCTGCCGATCTTCCCGCTGGCGGGCGTCCTGCTGCTGCCGCGCGCGCGGCTGCCGCTGAACGTCTTCGAACCGCGCTACCTCGCCATGGTCGAGGACGCCATGGGCAGCGGCCGGATGATCGGCATCATCCAGCCGACCGACCCGGCCAGCCGCGACCGCAACCCGCCGGTCTACGAGACGGGCTGCGCCGGCCGCATCACCAGCTTCGCCGAGACCGACGACGGCCGCTTCCTGATCACGCTGACCGGGGTGTCGCGATTCGTCATCCATCGGGAGATGGAGGGCGTGCGCGGCTACCGCCGGGTGGTGCCGGCCTGGGATCGCTACGCCGCCGACCTCGATTCCGACGCCGGACCGGCGGAGGGCGCCGTCGACCGCGGCCGGCTGCTGGCCGGGCTGAAGCTGTATTTCCAGCTCCAGGGCCTGTCCTGCGACTGGCACGCCATCGAGACGACGCCGGACGAGCGGCTGGTGAACTCCCTGGCGATGATCTGCCCCTTCGCCCCCAGCGAGAAGCAGGCCCTGCTGGAGGCGCCGGACCTGACGGAGCGCGGGAAGCTCTTGATCGCCCTGATCGAGATGTCCATTCTCGACGGCACCGGCGACTGCGCGCCTCCCCGCCATTGA
- a CDS encoding thioredoxin family protein codes for MFSIPPANAPKSAAAASAGAGDLVKDSSDRAFMADVIEASRSVPVIVDFWAPWCGPCKQLGPILEKVVLAAKGAVRLVKIDTDQNPMIASQLRVQSIPAVYAFFQGRPVDGFMGALPESQVKTFVERLVKLAGSAGGGEGDMLEEALAHAREALEAGDVQTASEIYGEILQAEPENAAAYAGLIRCLIKADDTTRARQMLDKAPEAIAKDKELVSIRADLELAEQAANAGPIPELMEKVAHDADDHQARYDLAMALYAAGKREAAVDALLEIVRRDRAWNEEAARKQLVKFFEAFGPTDPLTVQTRRRLSSILFS; via the coding sequence ATGTTTTCCATTCCGCCCGCCAATGCCCCCAAGTCCGCCGCCGCCGCTTCCGCCGGTGCCGGTGACCTCGTGAAGGACAGCTCCGACCGGGCCTTCATGGCCGACGTCATCGAGGCGTCGCGGTCGGTTCCGGTGATCGTCGATTTCTGGGCGCCCTGGTGCGGCCCCTGCAAGCAGCTCGGCCCCATCCTGGAAAAGGTGGTGCTGGCGGCCAAGGGCGCGGTGCGGCTGGTCAAGATCGACACCGACCAGAACCCGATGATCGCCTCGCAGCTCCGCGTGCAGTCGATCCCGGCGGTCTACGCCTTCTTCCAGGGCCGGCCGGTCGACGGCTTCATGGGCGCCCTGCCGGAGTCGCAGGTGAAGACCTTCGTCGAACGGCTGGTCAAGCTGGCCGGCTCGGCCGGCGGCGGCGAGGGCGACATGCTGGAGGAGGCGCTGGCCCACGCCAGGGAGGCGCTGGAGGCCGGCGACGTGCAGACCGCGTCGGAGATCTACGGCGAGATCCTGCAGGCCGAGCCGGAGAACGCCGCCGCCTATGCCGGGCTGATCCGCTGCCTGATCAAGGCCGACGACACCACCCGCGCCCGCCAGATGCTGGACAAGGCGCCGGAGGCCATCGCCAAGGACAAGGAGCTGGTCTCGATCCGCGCCGACCTGGAACTGGCGGAGCAGGCGGCCAATGCCGGCCCGATCCCCGAGCTGATGGAGAAGGTCGCCCACGACGCCGACGACCACCAGGCACGCTACGACCTCGCCATGGCGCTCTACGCCGCCGGCAAGCGCGAGGCGGCGGTGGACGCGCTGCTGGAGATCGTCAGGCGCGACCGCGCCTGGAACGAGGAGGCGGCGCGCAAGCAGCTCGTCAAGTTCTTCGAGGCGTTCGGCCCGACCGACCCGCTGACCGTGCAGACCCGCCGGCGCCTGTCCTCCATCCTCTTCAGCTGA
- a CDS encoding prolyl-tRNA synthetase associated domain-containing protein, which yields MDRIDTSGPAEPPTTPDQLLARLRELGIDTVTHRHPPLHTVEESKALRGALPGGHCKNLFLKDKKDRHWLVVALEDARVELNRLDRVIGSARLSFASADRLWRYLGVRPGSVTPFALVNDTGRQVRVVLQQAMMEHELLNYHPLVNDRTTAIRRDDLLRFIRACGHEPAVAEFGRDGESQGTLASDAADAHL from the coding sequence ATGGACAGGATCGACACCTCCGGCCCGGCCGAGCCGCCGACCACGCCCGACCAGCTCCTCGCGCGACTGCGGGAGCTGGGGATCGACACCGTGACCCACCGCCATCCGCCGCTCCATACGGTGGAGGAGAGCAAGGCGCTGCGCGGCGCCTTGCCCGGCGGCCATTGCAAGAACCTGTTCCTGAAGGACAAGAAGGACCGGCACTGGCTGGTGGTGGCGCTGGAGGATGCGCGGGTCGAGCTGAACCGGCTCGACCGCGTGATCGGCTCCGCCCGGCTGTCCTTCGCCTCGGCCGACCGGCTGTGGCGGTACCTGGGGGTGCGGCCCGGCTCGGTGACGCCCTTCGCCCTGGTCAACGACACCGGCCGGCAGGTCCGCGTCGTGCTGCAGCAGGCGATGATGGAGCACGAGCTGCTGAACTACCACCCGCTGGTCAACGACCGCACCACCGCCATCCGGCGCGACGACCTGCTGCGCTTCATCCGCGCCTGCGGCCACGAACCGGCGGTGGCCGAGTTCGGCCGGGACGGGGAGTCGCAGGGAACGCTTGCTTCGGACGCGGCTGACGCTCATCTATGA
- a CDS encoding RraA family protein, whose product MAMQRVLTDFPRLSSDVLDKWRSVPSSVASDSQNRCQSMDARIKPMVPGMRICGQARTVVPMPADNSMVHHAVSCADPGDVIVVAGGGLEDVAMAGEWVVRCCKRRNLGGLVVDGTVRDLHEIRSLGVPVFAKGAVPRGPHKNFGGKMDVTASVGNVPVNPGDIILGDEDGIVVVPLALAEETLARSLALLERERQWTAEIEAGRTLVEVLGVPPLEIIERDRA is encoded by the coding sequence ATGGCCATGCAACGCGTATTGACCGATTTCCCGAGGCTCTCGTCCGATGTGCTCGACAAGTGGCGCAGCGTGCCGAGCAGCGTCGCTTCCGATTCGCAGAACCGCTGCCAGAGCATGGATGCGCGGATCAAGCCGATGGTTCCCGGCATGCGCATCTGCGGACAGGCCCGCACCGTCGTGCCGATGCCCGCCGACAACAGCATGGTCCACCACGCCGTGAGCTGCGCCGATCCCGGCGACGTGATCGTGGTGGCGGGCGGCGGCCTGGAGGACGTGGCCATGGCCGGAGAGTGGGTGGTCCGGTGCTGCAAGCGCCGCAATCTCGGCGGTCTCGTCGTCGACGGCACCGTGCGCGACCTGCACGAGATCCGGTCGCTCGGCGTGCCGGTGTTCGCCAAGGGCGCCGTCCCGCGGGGGCCGCACAAGAACTTCGGCGGCAAGATGGACGTCACCGCCTCGGTCGGCAACGTCCCGGTCAATCCCGGCGACATCATCCTCGGTGATGAGGACGGCATCGTCGTCGTGCCGCTGGCGCTCGCCGAGGAGACTCTCGCCCGGTCGCTGGCCCTGCTGGAGCGTGAACGGCAGTGGACTGCCGAGATCGAGGCCGGCCGCACGCTGGTGGAAGTGCTGGGCGTCCCGCCGCTGGAGATCATCGAGCGCGACCGCGCGTGA
- a CDS encoding AEC family transporter, giving the protein MSLIFQIVLPMFALIALGFWAARYRGFSNAMVQGLSRFLGIYALPALLFSNMVKADIPEPLEWGFLASFYIAALAVFAFGSAGVWMAGRRESMAPVGLAGSFSNIALLGTPVIMEAYGPSVAVPVLLLIVFQSPLLFTVATLLAESQRSSGGRPIQAAVTAVKATAMSPLVVSVLLGLAVNLIHLPMPAMVMKGLGLMAQTVLPCACFTLGATLAFSPAGGSVLPALVVSVMKTAVHPALTWLLATYVFDLPPDWVAPAVTAASLPIGVNAHVFAERYQAGRDIVSMSLLISTLLSPISISVAFMVAHG; this is encoded by the coding sequence ATGTCGCTCATCTTCCAGATCGTGTTGCCGATGTTCGCCCTGATCGCGCTCGGCTTCTGGGCCGCCCGCTATCGCGGCTTCAGCAACGCGATGGTCCAGGGGCTGTCCCGCTTCCTCGGCATCTACGCTCTGCCGGCACTGCTGTTCTCCAACATGGTGAAGGCGGACATACCGGAGCCGCTGGAGTGGGGATTCCTTGCTTCCTTCTACATCGCGGCCCTCGCCGTCTTCGCGTTCGGCAGCGCCGGCGTCTGGATGGCCGGCCGGCGCGAGTCCATGGCGCCGGTCGGCCTTGCGGGCTCCTTCTCCAACATTGCCCTGCTCGGGACGCCCGTGATCATGGAGGCCTACGGCCCGTCGGTGGCCGTGCCGGTCCTCCTCCTGATCGTCTTCCAGTCACCGCTCCTGTTCACGGTTGCGACGCTGCTGGCGGAATCCCAGCGTTCCTCCGGCGGACGGCCCATCCAGGCGGCGGTGACGGCGGTCAAGGCCACGGCGATGAGCCCGCTCGTCGTGTCCGTCCTGCTCGGGCTGGCGGTCAACCTCATCCACCTGCCGATGCCGGCGATGGTGATGAAAGGTCTGGGCCTGATGGCGCAGACGGTCCTGCCCTGTGCCTGCTTCACGCTCGGCGCCACTCTCGCCTTCAGCCCGGCCGGCGGCAGCGTGCTGCCGGCCCTCGTCGTTTCCGTGATGAAGACGGCCGTCCACCCGGCGTTGACCTGGCTCCTCGCCACCTATGTCTTCGATCTCCCACCGGACTGGGTGGCCCCGGCCGTCACTGCGGCCAGCCTGCCGATCGGCGTGAACGCCCATGTCTTTGCCGAACGCTACCAAGCGGGCCGCGACATCGTTTCGATGTCGCTGCTGATCTCCACGCTGCTCTCGCCGATCTCGATCTCGGTGGCGTTCATGGTCGCCCACGGCTGA
- a CDS encoding tripartite tricarboxylate transporter substrate binding protein, with the protein MITRSKFLAIAAGAVALVALGTGTPAQAAYPEKPITLLVAYDAGGSTDVTARILAPFIEKYLGGGTRIEVVNKPGAGGEIGFAALADAAPDGYTIGFINTPNVITIPIERQARFNIDRIDPLANIVDDPGIWTVHAESPFKTVKDVIEHATANPNTVTVGSTGVGSDDQLAMLVVQRQAKVAFTHVPFSGSAANQKAMLAKKIQICAQNLGEGLRAMQTEPVRILGVMSKERWKAAPDLQTFAEQGYPAQMASLRGIGAPKGLPPDIRAKLVEAILAAAKDPEFIAKAEAKETFQPLRVLNTEQFAAELKQIDADMRKLWAESPWLK; encoded by the coding sequence ATGATCACTCGCAGCAAGTTCCTGGCAATCGCCGCCGGCGCGGTGGCGCTGGTCGCGCTCGGCACCGGAACCCCGGCCCAAGCCGCGTATCCCGAGAAGCCGATCACCCTCCTCGTCGCCTACGACGCGGGGGGGTCGACGGACGTGACGGCGCGCATACTGGCGCCCTTCATCGAGAAGTATCTCGGCGGCGGTACCCGCATCGAGGTCGTCAACAAGCCCGGCGCCGGCGGCGAGATCGGTTTCGCGGCCTTGGCGGACGCGGCGCCCGACGGCTACACCATCGGCTTCATCAACACGCCGAACGTCATCACGATCCCGATCGAGCGGCAGGCCCGCTTCAACATCGACCGGATCGATCCGCTGGCCAACATCGTCGACGACCCCGGCATCTGGACCGTTCACGCCGAGAGCCCCTTCAAGACGGTCAAGGACGTGATCGAACATGCCACCGCCAACCCGAACACGGTGACGGTCGGCAGCACCGGCGTGGGCTCCGACGACCAGCTCGCCATGCTGGTGGTGCAGCGCCAGGCCAAGGTCGCCTTCACCCACGTTCCCTTCTCCGGCTCCGCCGCCAACCAGAAGGCGATGCTGGCGAAGAAGATCCAGATCTGCGCGCAGAACCTGGGCGAGGGGTTGCGGGCGATGCAGACCGAGCCGGTCCGCATCCTGGGCGTGATGAGCAAGGAGCGCTGGAAGGCCGCCCCCGACCTGCAGACTTTTGCCGAACAGGGCTACCCGGCGCAGATGGCGTCGCTGCGCGGCATCGGGGCGCCGAAGGGCCTGCCGCCGGACATCCGGGCGAAGCTGGTGGAGGCGATCCTGGCCGCCGCCAAGGATCCGGAGTTCATCGCCAAGGCGGAGGCCAAGGAGACCTTCCAGCCCCTGCGCGTGCTGAACACCGAGCAGTTCGCCGCGGAGCTGAAGCAGATCGACGCCGACATGCGCAAGCTGTGGGCGGAGTCGCCCTGGCTGAAGTGA
- a CDS encoding methyl-accepting chemotaxis protein — MTLLNHFHIPTKMGIPAATAIIGMLVIAILGWSAIGEQSRLLDTLFNRSFTREAEVQALTDTLTVAHAGMYRTVILSNANASPKAVEDESKTLTSFLAKLKTQADTLKQSTSETDEERKFLERFGSDTGTYLAKVNSFMDLLKMGVDPLDFLQEVQAAYTRLHATSREYLAYQRGRSNDAYNLVNESVDKLTQAFAIVAAAALVVTIGVALFIGMNIARPIVRLTGMMEALAKGNLAVDIPGADRGDEIGQMARTVQVFKENAVRVQELSREQEMLRERNEQERRAAMNSLAADLEASVKAMMGEVVRSATSMRNEANSMAENARQTSHHSDSVAHSVQEATSEVESVAAGAEQLRASIDEITRSITQSAQLARGAVEEAGRTDSIVQGLSEASRKIEEVVGLIQSIAGQTNLLALNATIEAARAGEAGKGFAVVAQEVKSLANQTAKATEEIGAEIAAVQGATHAAVAAIRAIVGTIRQVDESLGTVAAAVEEQDAATRDISKRSQRAASDTMAVMQEMRLVQQAAETTGHSAGAVQTTTEELSRSFNRLDQEIEAFIGRITAA; from the coding sequence ATGACTCTCCTCAATCACTTCCACATCCCCACCAAGATGGGGATCCCGGCGGCCACGGCGATCATCGGGATGCTGGTGATCGCCATCCTCGGCTGGTCCGCCATCGGCGAGCAGTCCCGTCTGCTGGACACGCTGTTCAACCGGTCCTTCACGCGGGAAGCGGAGGTGCAGGCCCTGACGGACACCCTGACGGTGGCCCATGCGGGAATGTACCGGACGGTGATCCTGAGCAACGCCAACGCCTCCCCCAAGGCGGTCGAGGACGAGTCGAAGACCCTCACCTCCTTTCTGGCCAAGCTGAAGACCCAGGCCGACACGCTGAAGCAGTCCACCTCGGAGACCGACGAGGAGCGCAAGTTCCTGGAGCGGTTCGGCTCCGACACCGGCACCTATCTCGCCAAGGTCAACAGCTTCATGGACCTGCTGAAGATGGGGGTCGATCCGCTCGACTTCCTGCAGGAGGTCCAGGCCGCCTACACCCGGCTGCACGCCACCAGCCGCGAATACCTCGCCTATCAGCGCGGCCGATCCAACGACGCCTACAACCTGGTCAACGAATCGGTGGACAAGCTGACCCAGGCCTTCGCCATCGTGGCGGCGGCGGCCCTGGTCGTCACAATCGGCGTCGCCCTGTTCATCGGCATGAACATCGCCCGCCCGATCGTCCGGCTGACCGGGATGATGGAGGCCCTCGCGAAGGGCAACCTGGCGGTCGATATCCCGGGGGCCGACCGCGGCGACGAGATCGGCCAGATGGCCCGCACCGTCCAGGTCTTCAAGGAGAACGCGGTGCGCGTCCAGGAGCTGTCGCGCGAGCAGGAGATGCTGCGCGAACGCAACGAGCAGGAACGCCGCGCTGCCATGAACTCGCTGGCCGCCGACCTCGAAGCGTCGGTCAAGGCGATGATGGGCGAGGTGGTCCGCTCCGCCACCTCGATGCGCAACGAGGCCAACTCCATGGCCGAGAATGCCCGCCAGACCAGCCACCACAGCGACAGCGTCGCCCATTCGGTGCAGGAGGCGACGAGCGAGGTGGAGAGCGTCGCGGCGGGGGCCGAGCAGCTCCGCGCCTCGATCGACGAGATCACCCGCTCCATCACCCAGTCGGCGCAGCTCGCGCGCGGCGCGGTGGAGGAGGCCGGGCGCACCGACTCCATCGTCCAGGGCCTGAGCGAGGCCAGCCGCAAGATCGAGGAGGTCGTCGGGCTGATCCAGTCGATCGCCGGCCAGACCAACCTGCTGGCGCTGAACGCGACGATCGAGGCGGCCCGCGCCGGCGAGGCCGGAAAGGGCTTCGCCGTGGTGGCGCAGGAGGTGAAGAGCCTCGCCAACCAGACCGCCAAGGCCACCGAGGAGATCGGGGCGGAGATCGCGGCGGTGCAGGGGGCCACCCATGCGGCGGTCGCGGCGATCCGCGCCATCGTCGGCACCATCCGTCAGGTGGACGAGTCGCTGGGCACCGTCGCCGCCGCGGTGGAGGAACAGGACGCCGCCACCCGCGACATCTCCAAGCGGTCGCAGCGCGCCGCCTCCGACACCATGGCGGTCATGCAGGAGATGCGGCTGGTCCAGCAGGCGGCCGAAACCACCGGCCATTCCGCCGGCGCCGTCCAGACCACCACCGAGGAGCTGTCGCGCAGCTTCAACCGGCTGGACCAGGAGATCGAGGCCTTCATCGGCCGCATCACCGCGGCCTGA
- a CDS encoding tripartite tricarboxylate transporter substrate binding protein, producing MIARHLSRALTGALVMTGLLSMAPAATAAYPEKPITMIVAYGAGGSTDVTARMLAPFIEKYLGGGARIVVMNRAGAGGEIGFAAIADAPPDGYTIGFINTPNVITIPIERQARFNIDRIDPLVNVIDDPGIMTVHADSPFKTLEDLVKQAKANPNTVTVGSTGVGSDDHLAMLLLQRQAEVRFTHIPFPGSAENYRSMLGRHTQVCGQNLGEGLRGRSAGDAVRILGVMSKERWAMAPDLPTFKEQGYDITMVSMRGIGAPKGLPPDIRAKLIEAITRAAEDPEFQTKAKETFQPLRIVAPEPFAAELKQLDVAFRALWRENPWLK from the coding sequence ATGATCGCACGACACCTCAGCCGCGCCCTGACGGGCGCACTTGTCATGACCGGCCTGCTGTCCATGGCCCCGGCTGCGACGGCAGCCTATCCGGAAAAGCCCATCACGATGATCGTCGCCTATGGCGCCGGCGGCTCGACCGACGTGACGGCGCGCATGCTGGCGCCCTTCATCGAGAAGTATCTCGGCGGCGGCGCCCGCATCGTGGTGATGAACCGGGCCGGCGCGGGGGGCGAGATCGGCTTCGCCGCCATCGCGGACGCACCGCCCGACGGCTACACGATCGGCTTCATCAACACGCCGAACGTCATCACGATCCCGATCGAGCGGCAGGCCCGCTTCAACATCGACCGGATCGATCCGCTGGTCAACGTCATCGACGATCCCGGCATCATGACCGTCCATGCCGACAGCCCCTTCAAGACGCTGGAGGACCTCGTCAAGCAGGCGAAGGCCAACCCGAACACCGTCACGGTGGGCAGCACCGGCGTGGGCTCCGACGACCATCTGGCGATGCTCCTGCTGCAGCGGCAGGCCGAGGTCCGCTTCACCCACATCCCCTTTCCCGGCAGCGCCGAGAACTACCGGTCGATGCTCGGCCGCCACACGCAGGTCTGCGGCCAGAATCTGGGCGAGGGGCTGCGCGGCCGCTCGGCGGGCGATGCCGTCCGCATCCTCGGCGTGATGAGCAAGGAGCGCTGGGCGATGGCGCCGGACCTCCCGACCTTCAAGGAGCAGGGCTACGACATCACCATGGTCTCGATGCGCGGCATCGGCGCGCCGAAGGGGCTGCCGCCGGACATCCGCGCCAAGCTGATCGAAGCCATCACCAGGGCCGCCGAGGATCCGGAGTTCCAGACCAAGGCCAAGGAGACCTTCCAGCCTCTGCGCATCGTCGCCCCCGAGCCCTTCGCGGCGGAGCTGAAGCAGCTCGACGTCGCGTTCCGTGCCCTGTGGCGCGAGAATCCCTGGCTGAAGTGA
- a CDS encoding tripartite tricarboxylate transporter TctB family protein, with protein sequence MTHITRSPPVRVRSPRELAAAFLISAIALAGLWIGRDWETGTLAMVQAGFFPRLICVLLLATGLATLAGALAATDGTGSGWAWRPVAAITASVLSFAALLDRIGLVLAILALIVIGGLAGRPLRPVPLAMLWAVLATSCVALFSWGLGLPLPIWP encoded by the coding sequence ATGACACATATCACCCGATCGCCGCCTGTGCGCGTGCGGTCGCCGCGGGAGCTTGCCGCGGCCTTTCTCATCAGTGCCATCGCGCTTGCCGGGCTGTGGATCGGCCGGGATTGGGAAACGGGAACGCTGGCCATGGTGCAGGCCGGCTTCTTTCCCCGCCTGATCTGCGTCCTGCTGCTCGCCACCGGGCTGGCGACGCTGGCCGGGGCGCTCGCCGCCACCGACGGGACCGGATCGGGCTGGGCGTGGCGGCCGGTCGCCGCGATCACCGCATCGGTGCTCAGCTTCGCCGCCCTGCTCGACCGGATCGGGCTGGTGCTGGCGATCCTCGCCCTGATCGTCATCGGCGGGCTGGCGGGCCGGCCGCTGCGCCCGGTTCCGCTGGCCATGCTGTGGGCCGTCCTTGCCACGAGCTGCGTGGCGCTCTTTTCCTGGGGGCTCGGCCTGCCGCTGCCGATCTGGCCATGA